One genomic window of Peromyscus maniculatus bairdii isolate BWxNUB_F1_BW_parent chromosome 2, HU_Pman_BW_mat_3.1, whole genome shotgun sequence includes the following:
- the Rnf186 gene encoding E3 ubiquitin-protein ligase RNF186: protein MPDVCCQQVPGESREEVGGVSMGPESMQVLAAPVDTPCGCPCPEQPHLSNSMPRISCTKAPQPISAGATTTTTIIALGPTGRLSISMEADLECLVCREPYNCARCPKLLSCQHTFCAVCLKLLLYVQEDTWSIPCPLCRKVTAVPGGLICSLRDQEAMVRRLAMPCPEVRLCPQGLVGSATSAARPANWTGEDDQDTVNVNRVAARRLAVHLLLLALLIVLILPFIYPGVIRWVLAIVIALALLMSTLFCCHPHSQSSSWPCPRTLFCRKQKQAQITSIA, encoded by the coding sequence ATGCCAGACGTCTGCTGTCAGCAGGTAcctggagagagcagagaggaggttGGAGGTGTCTCCATGGGGCCAGAATCCATGCAAGTTCTGGCAGCACCGGTGGACACTCCTTGCGGATGCCCCTGCCCAGAACAGCCTCATCTCAGCAACTCCATGCCCAGAATATCCTGCACTAAGGCCCCCCAGCCTATCTCAGCAGGtgccaccaccacgaccaccatcATTGCCTTGGGACCCACTGGGCGTCTCAGCATCTCTATGGAGGCCGACCTGGAATGCCTGGTGTGCAGAGAGCCTTACAACTGTGCCCGGTGCCCCAAGCTGCTGAGCTGTCAGCACACCTTCTGTGCTGTGTGCCTGAAGCTTCTGCTATACGTGCAGGAAGACACCTGGTCCATCCCCTGTCCACTGTGCCGAAAGGTCACCGCTGTCCCAGGAGGTCTTATCTGCAGCCTGCGAGACCAGGAGGCGATGGTGAGGCGGCTGGCCATGCCCTGCCCAGAGGTGCGCCTATGTCCCCAGGGGCTAGTGGGCTCTGCCACTTCAGCGGCGCGGCCAGCCAACTGGACAGGAGAAGATGATCAGGACACAGTGAATGTCAACCGTGTAGCTGCCCGGCGCCTGGCTGTACACCTGCTCCTGTTGGCTCTTCTCATTGTCCTCATCCTGCCTTTCATCTACCCTGGCGTCATCCGGTGGGTACTGGCCATCGTCATCGCCCTGGCGCTGCTGATGTCCACCCTCTTCTGCTGTCACCCTCACAGCCAGAGCAGCAGCTGGCCTTGCCCCAGGACTCTGTTCTgcagaaagcaaaagcaagcCCAGATCACTTCTATTGCCTAA